The following is a genomic window from Clostridia bacterium.
TTTTGTCTAAAATGGGGAAATTTAAGGTAGGGGGTGAAATAATTGTGTATCGAAAAATGCTGGGTGTGTGTTTTTTTTTAGGAATAATGATGGTACTGGGTTTATTTATTGTCGCGGGAAATATGGAGAGGATTACTTTAAGGAATAAAGCTGATTTTTTTTCACTGGGTGAAAAACAAATCTGTTTTTTAGGTAGAAATTATTCTTGGGAATGGTTTTTTACTAAATAGACAAGGGGATAAACATCCTATAAAATGATGGGGGATGAAAGGGGGGGGTAGGGTGTCCTCTACTGGTAGGAAAGTTGCCAAGGCTGCGGGTATTTTAATGGTGGCCATGATTTTTTCGCGTATTTTGGGTTATGTACGCGATATGGTCATTTATGCTTATTTTGGGCAGAATAATCTGACCGATGCTTATAATGCGGCCTTTTCGATTCCTGATTTTCTATATTATTTATTGGTGGGTGGAGCCTTAAGTTCTGCTTTTATTCCCGTCTTTGCTGGTTATATTGCTACTGATGAGGAAGAAGAGGGCTGGCGAGTTGCCAGTACAATTTTTAATCTAGTAATTATTGTAATGTTGGGGGCAATTGTTTTAGGTCTCATTTTTACACCCAGTTTAATTCGTTTGTTAGTGCCTGGATTTAGTTCAGCAGATATTGCTTTAACGGTTAAAATGACACGGATTATGTTTTTACAAACTTTTTTTATGGCTTTAAACGGAATTTCAATGGGAATTCTGAATTCATATCAGCATTTTACAGCTCCGGCTATAGGTTCTGTTGTTTATAATCTGGGTATTATTTTAGGAGGTCTTTTTTGTTCACATTATTTAAAATTGGGAATTACGGGTTTTGCCATAGGAGTAGTTTTGGGAGCTATTTTAAACTTTTTAGTGCAATTACCGGCATTGTTAAAAATTGGCTTGCATTATCAGTGGATAATGGATTTAAAGCATCCTGGGGTAAAAAAAATTGGCACTTTACTTTTACCGGTTTTAATAGGTTTATCGGTAACCCATTTTAATCTGTTTGTTAATCAAAATTTGGGCTCTAATTTACCGCGGGGAATGATTTCCGCTCTACGGGTAGCTCAAAGGATTATGCAGTTGCCTATCGGAGTATTTGCTGTGGCTATTGCCGTGGCCGTATTTCCTACTTTAACTGGACAAGCAGCTCGAAAGGAAAGAGCAGAATTTAAAAAGGCGATGTCCCTAGGTGTGCGGACCATCTTTTTGATAACAATTCCGGCTGCGGTAGGGTTAATCGTTTTACGGGTGCCTATTGTGCGATTATTGTTTGAACAGGGGCGTTTTACATCTGAGGATACAGAAGCTACCGCTATGGCATTATTATTTTATTGTTTAGGACTATTTGCCTATGCGGCTTTACAGTTACTTAATCGAGTTTTTTATGCCCTACAGGATACAGTAACTCCGGTACTGGTGGGTATTTTTACGATTGTTTTAAATATTGTGCTTAATTTTGCTTTAATTGGGCCTTTAGGACATAAAGGACTGGCCCTGGCTTATTCTTTAGCTGGAATGGTAAATATGTTGGTTCTCTTTTTTGTTTTTCGTAAAAAGGCAGGACCTTTTGATGGCCGTAAAATAGTGCATTCTTTTCTTCTTACTTTGGGAATTTCCGGGGTAATGGGATTGGTAGTTAGGTTTACAGCCGGAAAATTGACCCTCTGGTTTGATTTGGCCACTAAAACAGGTCAATTATTACAAGTGGGAATTAGTATTTTGGTGGGAGTAATTGTTTTTGCTGGTTTGGTTTTTGTTTTAGATATGGAAGAAGGGGATTGGGCACGTCGTATTTTACTAAGGCGTTTTAAAAAGGCTTCTGGATAAGGCTTTGTTGTTTTTCAATAATTTCTGTTATACTAAAGGAGAAGTAAAAGTTGAGGGGAGATACATGAAGCAAAAATATATCCGTAATTTTTGTATTATTGCACATATTGATCATGGGAAATCTACTTTGGCTGATCGGCTTTTGGAATATACTGGGGCCTTGACTGAAAGGGAAATGACCGAACAGGTGTTAGATAAAATGGATTTAGAAAAAGAACGGGGAATTACCATTAAATTAAAGGCCGTAAGAATGAAATATCAAGCTGAAGATGGAGAAGAGTATTTATTTAATTTAATCGATACCCCAGGTCATGTGGATTTTACCTATGAAGTGTCACGCAGTTTGGCAGCTTGTGAAGGTGCCTTATTGGTTGTTGATGCTGCTCAGGGAATCGAAGCTCAGACTTTGGCTAATCTTTATTTAGCTTTAGAGCATGATTTAGCTATTATTCCCGTAATTAATAAAATTGATTTGCCAGGTGCCGAGCCGGAAAGAGTTAGAAAAGAAATAGAAGAGGTAATAGGTCTTGATGGGGAAACAGCTATTTTGGCTTCAGCTAAAGAAGGTAAAGGCATTGCGGAAATTTTAGAGGCAATTGTCAAACAAATTCCTGCTCCAGGGGGAGCAAGTAAGGCACCTTTGCAAGCCCTAATATTTGATTCCCATTTTGATGTATACAAAGGGGCCATTCCCTATTTACGTGTTTTTGATGGTTCATTAAAAAAAGGAATGCAAATTTCCTTAATGTCTACAGGTAAAACATTTGAGGTTACTGAAGTGGGGGTTTTTACTCCTGCACCACAAATAGTGGAAGAATTAACTGCTGGTATGGTGGGTTTTTTGGCGGCTTCCATAAAAAATGTACAAGATACTCGGGTAGGGGATACTATTACTACAGCTGCTAACCCGGCAAGTGAACCCCTGCCGGGTTATCGACAAGCTACCCCCATGGTTTATTGTGGATTATATCCTTTAGATACAGGTGCTTATGAAAATTTACGGGAGGCTTTGGAAAAATTAAAATTAAATGATGCCTCTTTGGAATTTGCTCCGGAAACCTCGGCTGCCTTGGGGTTCGGTTTCCGCTGTGGTTTTTTAGGATTACTGCATATGGAAATTATTCGAGAACGTTTGGAAAGAGAATATGATTTAGAATTATTGACTACAGCCCCTAGTGTTGTTTATCAAGTTTTAAAAACAGATGGTGAAATGATTTTGGTGGATAATCCTTTGGAGCTTCCCCCTTTACAAGAAATTGTGGAAATAGCTGAACCCTATGTACAAGCTACAATCATGGTGCCTAATGATTTTGTAGGACCAGTAATGGAGCTCGCTCAAGGTAAAAGAGGAAATTTTATTACCATGCAGTATCTTTCACCATTAAGAGTAATGCTAAAATATGCTTTACCTTTAAGTGAAATAATTTATGATTTTTTTGATCAATTAAAATCACGAACAAGAGGTTATGCTTCTTTGGATTATGAGTTTGCTGATTATCGTGTTTCACCTTTGGTAAAATTGGATGTTTTATTAAATAATGAAATTGTTGATGCTTTATCGTTAATTGTTCACCAAGAACAAGCCTACAGTCGAGGACGGGCTTTAGTTGAAAAATTAAGGCGTTTAATTCCGCGGCAAATGTTTGAGGTACCTATTCAAGCAGCAGTGGGGAATCGTGTTATTGCTCGAGAAACTGTCAAGGCTTTACGTAAAAATGTATTGGATAAATGTTATGGAGGCGATGTAACTCGTAAACGTAAATTATTGGAAAGACAAAAAGAAGGTAAAAAACGCATGAAGCAAATTGGTAATGTGGAAATACCTACGGAAGCATTTATGGCGGTTTTAAGTTTGGATGAGGAATAAATGATGAAATCTATAGGGATTTATATTCATCTGCCTTTTTGCCAGCAAAAATGTTATTATTGTGACTATCTTTCTTATGCCAACTGTAAAGAAGCTGAAGTAGAGGCCTATTTGTGGGCTTTAGTTCGGGAAATTAAACTTTATCGGCAGCTTTTAGGCAGAATTAAAGCTAAAAGTGTTTACTTAGGTGGTGGTACACCTACTTATTTAACAATTGAGCAGTTGACCAAATTATTTAATAGTTTGGAAGAAAACTTTGATCTGCCAAAAGGTATTGAAATAACGGTAGAGGTGAACCCAGGTTTTA
Proteins encoded in this region:
- the murJ gene encoding murein biosynthesis integral membrane protein MurJ, with product MKGGGRVSSTGRKVAKAAGILMVAMIFSRILGYVRDMVIYAYFGQNNLTDAYNAAFSIPDFLYYLLVGGALSSAFIPVFAGYIATDEEEEGWRVASTIFNLVIIVMLGAIVLGLIFTPSLIRLLVPGFSSADIALTVKMTRIMFLQTFFMALNGISMGILNSYQHFTAPAIGSVVYNLGIILGGLFCSHYLKLGITGFAIGVVLGAILNFLVQLPALLKIGLHYQWIMDLKHPGVKKIGTLLLPVLIGLSVTHFNLFVNQNLGSNLPRGMISALRVAQRIMQLPIGVFAVAIAVAVFPTLTGQAARKERAEFKKAMSLGVRTIFLITIPAAVGLIVLRVPIVRLLFEQGRFTSEDTEATAMALLFYCLGLFAYAALQLLNRVFYALQDTVTPVLVGIFTIVLNIVLNFALIGPLGHKGLALAYSLAGMVNMLVLFFVFRKKAGPFDGRKIVHSFLLTLGISGVMGLVVRFTAGKLTLWFDLATKTGQLLQVGISILVGVIVFAGLVFVLDMEEGDWARRILLRRFKKASG
- the lepA gene encoding elongation factor 4; this translates as MKQKYIRNFCIIAHIDHGKSTLADRLLEYTGALTEREMTEQVLDKMDLEKERGITIKLKAVRMKYQAEDGEEYLFNLIDTPGHVDFTYEVSRSLAACEGALLVVDAAQGIEAQTLANLYLALEHDLAIIPVINKIDLPGAEPERVRKEIEEVIGLDGETAILASAKEGKGIAEILEAIVKQIPAPGGASKAPLQALIFDSHFDVYKGAIPYLRVFDGSLKKGMQISLMSTGKTFEVTEVGVFTPAPQIVEELTAGMVGFLAASIKNVQDTRVGDTITTAANPASEPLPGYRQATPMVYCGLYPLDTGAYENLREALEKLKLNDASLEFAPETSAALGFGFRCGFLGLLHMEIIRERLEREYDLELLTTAPSVVYQVLKTDGEMILVDNPLELPPLQEIVEIAEPYVQATIMVPNDFVGPVMELAQGKRGNFITMQYLSPLRVMLKYALPLSEIIYDFFDQLKSRTRGYASLDYEFADYRVSPLVKLDVLLNNEIVDALSLIVHQEQAYSRGRALVEKLRRLIPRQMFEVPIQAAVGNRVIARETVKALRKNVLDKCYGGDVTRKRKLLERQKEGKKRMKQIGNVEIPTEAFMAVLSLDEE